GCGTGATGTCCACGTTCTGCGCTTTCACCAGGGCCAACTCGGACTTGTAGTGCAGCGAGTTCAGCGCCGCATTGCGCAGCAACGTGATCATGGGAATGAAAAACTGCGGCCGCACGACGTACATCTTGGGGTAGCGGTGCGAGACATCGACGATGCCGCTGTTGTAGAGCTCGCTGTCGGGCTCGAGCAGCGAGACCAGCACCGCGTATTCACAGCCCTTCTCCGTACGGTCCTTGTCGAGCTCCTTCAAGAAGTCTTCGTTCTTCTTCCTGGTGGCCGTCTGGTCGTTCCCGTTCTTCATCTCGAACATGATCGAGACGATCTCGGTTTGCGCGTCGTCGCTGTCACGAAAGATGAAGTCGCCCTTGCTGCCGCTGCTGGCGTTGTTGTCCTTCTCGAAATAGGCTCGCGGAAAGGCACTGGCGCGAATGCGGTTGAACTCGATTTCGCAATGTTGCTCCAGCGTCTCGCCCACCATCTTGGTCGACAGCTTGGCCTTCATGTCGCGCAAGCGCTCGATCGCTTCGTCACGGTCCTTGAGCTGGGTTTCGTACTTGTCCTTGAGCGATTGTTCGGCCAATTGCTTTTCCAGCGCGGCGCGGTCCACGTCGTTCTTGAACGCGTCGCGCTCTTGCTGCACCTTGCCCACGGCCTCGGCGATCGCCAATTGGTGACTGACCGACGTCGCATCCAGTTGAGATTTCAGCGTTTGCAATGCGAGCTCTTTGCTGGTGGTGGCTTTTTGCAGCTCGCTTTCCAGCCGCGCCTGCGCCAGTTCGGCCTGGGCTTTTTGCTCCAACTGGGTCTGGCGCAGCTGCTGCGCCAACTCGTCGCGCTGCCGGTGCGCATCGCTGATGGCGTTGTTCACGGCCAGCTGACGCGCCACAGTTTCACCGTCCAGCAGGGCTTTGAGTCTCTGGATTTCCGCATCCTTGGCCGCAGCGGTTTTGTCCAGCTCGGCTTGCAGCCGCGCGGCAGCCAGTTGTTCGGCGCCATGCTGCGCGCTCTGTGCTTGAGCCAGTTGGTTGAGCAGCGCGTCACGCTCTTTTTCGATCCCGCTCAGGGCTTGGGTCACGGCCAGCTGGCGGGCCAGCGAAGCCGCCTCCAGTTGGTTTTTGAGCTCTTGGATTTCAGCATTCTTGTTGGCGGCACTGCTCGTCAGTTCGCTGGCCATCCTGGCTTTTTCCAGCGCAACGGCATTGCGCTTTTCCTGCTCAGCCAGATGCAGCCGCTCGTGCAACTGCTTCTCCAGCTCTTCGCGCTGCTTGTCGAACTCGCTGTCACGAACCTGCTTCTGAATATCGGCGTAGCCCGCTTCATCGATCTTGAACGCCTTTTTGCAATGGGGGCAGATGATTTCGTGCATGGAGGGTTTGGGGTTGAGACCGTATGGCGAGTGGATCTGGGGAGGATGAGCGCGGGGCCACTGCATCGCGACGAAAACGGTCTCGGTAGATGCGTTTTCGAGTTGTCTGGATCTCGTCGGGATCGGGCCCGCAGGCGCTGCTTACTGTACCGGTGAAATGACCGTCACCGTGTTCCCTTGTGTCACGAGACCAGCCGGCATTCCACCCGCTTCACCAGGAACGCCTACAACACCGGTCGCTTACAGCTGCACCCCATCAGAACTTGGGAATGCGCAAGGTCTTGCTGATCATGGCAGTGCCTGACAACGCAAACAGCAGGCTTATGGGATGCAATTGCCAAGGCCCGAGTTGCCAGACTCCGCCCCATAGCTGCGCGCCCAGTGCTCCCTGCCAGGCGGCCCATGACAGCACCGCAGTGAGGAGCACGCTGGTGGGGATCGGCGTGCCTTCAAAGTAAGCCACCTTGCCCGAGTCGGTTGTCAGTTGTTCGGACGTGACGTTGAAGCGCGCCAACCGGCTGACGCCGCAGCAGACGAAGTAACACAGGATGAGCATGTCCCAGGCTCCCTGCAGCCCCGCAGCAAAGCCCAGCGCGGCCGGGCCGACGCCAAAGGAGATGACGTCGGCCAGTGAATCAAGTTCGCGTCCAAGCGGCGAGTGCTGGTGACGCCAGCGCGCCACTTTGCCGTCGAAGACGTCAAAGACGAAGGCCAGCGGCGTCATTGCCGCAGACAGCAGAAAGTGCGTGAGCGAGCCGCTGGCCATATACATCATCGCCAGGAAAACCGACAAGACGCCGCATGCGGCATTGCCCAGTGTGATGAAGTCGGCCAGATGAAACCCGCGGATCATCGAGAACCGAAGTGGCTTGGGGGTATGGGGCGTCATGTCGAAGTCTCCGTGGTCGATGGAGATGATTAAACATGGAGTGCCACGCTCGAACCTCACGGTCATGGCAACAACCACACGCATGCGTCTAACGTGCCATGGCCCTGCCCTGCGTGGCTATACTGCCCCCGTCAAGCAAACAAAGCTTGATCGGGATTGGAGTCCCGCCGAAGCGTCTGTAGCGAAAGCCGCAGAACTCATGAACCGCAGAGACTGCGGCTTCTTCGCTTGAGCCCCTTTTGGCGGCCCGGGCGCGGAGCCTGACGGCTCGCCGGTTCCTGCAGAGGCTTCCCGGTACTCCAACTCGTTCGGGCCGCCGCCCCTCATCAAAAAGGGGCGGCGGTTTTTACCAACGGGAAGTCTTTCAGGGAGCCGCACAGCATGGCAACGAGCAATCTCACCGTCTCCGCCGGCAGCGCCTGCGACCGGCGCGCACAGTTGGGCGCGCTGTTGCACACGCTCAACACGGACATGCAGCGGCGCATCGGCGCACTCGCGCACATCACAGCCGCCTTGCAGACGGAAGCGCAAGCCCGACCGGATGGCGGCGGGGCGTGTTAGCAACTCGCGCTCAGCGCCCGCTTGCAAACCGTTCCAAGCGATAGACGCGACTGGCCGTTCCGCGGAAGAGATCGTCGCGTTCGCTGGCGGAGAGCGAAGCCGTGACCCGCTTGAAGGCGTTCCACAGCGCGGTGTACCCGCACGACTGTTTGTCGACGGGGAAGTTGGCTTCGAACATGCAACGCCGGGTGCCAAACGCTTCGATGCAGGTCTCGATCAGTGGCCACCAGGCTACGGCCAATTCCTCCGAAGCCGGGGGCCGGTCGGCATGCTCGAAACCGAAGCCGAACACCGGCATGCCCAGCCCACCGATCTTGATCGACACATTGGGCAGCTGCGCCAGTCGACGCAAGCCGCTGCGCCACTGCGCAAGGTGCGCAGCCCGGTGGGCGCGGTAGCCGTCTTCGGCCACGCCGATCAGCCCGCCTACGTGGTTGACGACGATGGGCGTGTCGGGCAACGCGGCCGCGAAGTCGCACAGCTCGTGCAGTTGCGGGTGGTACACCCAGGCATCGAAGCTCAGGCCCCAGCGCGCGAGTTGCGCGGCGCCCTGGCGAAAGGCCGGCTCCATCAACACATGCGCGCGCGGCGATCCCTTGATGTGGCGGCCCACCACGCCAGCCTCGTACGGTGTCACGTGGCGAATGCCGCGCAAGCGCCCTTCTGCGACCGCAGCGTGCGCGGCCAGCACCTCGGCCACCGCAGCGCCAAGCGTCAGATCGGCATGCGCGACGATGCCAGCGGCCACCTGGCATCCTGAGCGCGTGGGCGTGCGCGTGAGGGCCACGATGCGCTCGACTTCGCCCACCGGCCGCAACGCCTGCGGCCCTCCGGTGCGCCAGCCGGGTTCGTAGGCTTCCACGTACACCGTGGCCAGCACGCGGTGCGCGCCCGAAAGATCCCGTTCCAGGTCTTCCAAGCGGTAGTGGTGTGCGTCGGCCTCGTTGCCGTAGAGGTGGTGGTGCGCATCGACGATGGGCAGCTCGGGTTCGAGCGCCTCTTCGTGCGGTGCGCCTTCGTGCCAGGCGAGCAGTTCGCGCGTGGTGCGGTGCAGCGTGCCCCGGTAGGCGGGGAACGCTCCCTCGGGGCCACCGCCGCCCTGGCCCTGCGCGGTCTTTGCCATCGTGCGCCGTCACATCTTCTCAGTGCCCGCCGCCGAGGTACACGCGCTGCAGCAGATCGCCTTCGTGCAGCTCGCGCGGGTAGGCGCCCGCGGCGATGCGCCCGGTCTCGAACAGATAGGCATAGGTGGCGTGCCGCAGGGCTTTCTCCACCAGTTGCTCCACCAGCAGAATGGCCAGGC
The sequence above is a segment of the Hydrogenophaga sp. BPS33 genome. Coding sequences within it:
- a CDS encoding CDP-alcohol phosphatidyltransferase family protein, translating into MTPHTPKPLRFSMIRGFHLADFITLGNAACGVLSVFLAMMYMASGSLTHFLLSAAMTPLAFVFDVFDGKVARWRHQHSPLGRELDSLADVISFGVGPAALGFAAGLQGAWDMLILCYFVCCGVSRLARFNVTSEQLTTDSGKVAYFEGTPIPTSVLLTAVLSWAAWQGALGAQLWGGVWQLGPWQLHPISLLFALSGTAMISKTLRIPKF
- a CDS encoding amidohydrolase family protein, with product MAKTAQGQGGGGPEGAFPAYRGTLHRTTRELLAWHEGAPHEEALEPELPIVDAHHHLYGNEADAHHYRLEDLERDLSGAHRVLATVYVEAYEPGWRTGGPQALRPVGEVERIVALTRTPTRSGCQVAAGIVAHADLTLGAAVAEVLAAHAAVAEGRLRGIRHVTPYEAGVVGRHIKGSPRAHVLMEPAFRQGAAQLARWGLSFDAWVYHPQLHELCDFAAALPDTPIVVNHVGGLIGVAEDGYRAHRAAHLAQWRSGLRRLAQLPNVSIKIGGLGMPVFGFGFEHADRPPASEELAVAWWPLIETCIEAFGTRRCMFEANFPVDKQSCGYTALWNAFKRVTASLSASERDDLFRGTASRVYRLERFASGR
- a CDS encoding DUF2130 domain-containing protein, translating into MHEIICPHCKKAFKIDEAGYADIQKQVRDSEFDKQREELEKQLHERLHLAEQEKRNAVALEKARMASELTSSAANKNAEIQELKNQLEAASLARQLAVTQALSGIEKERDALLNQLAQAQSAQHGAEQLAAARLQAELDKTAAAKDAEIQRLKALLDGETVARQLAVNNAISDAHRQRDELAQQLRQTQLEQKAQAELAQARLESELQKATTSKELALQTLKSQLDATSVSHQLAIAEAVGKVQQERDAFKNDVDRAALEKQLAEQSLKDKYETQLKDRDEAIERLRDMKAKLSTKMVGETLEQHCEIEFNRIRASAFPRAYFEKDNNASSGSKGDFIFRDSDDAQTEIVSIMFEMKNGNDQTATRKKNEDFLKELDKDRTEKGCEYAVLVSLLEPDSELYNSGIVDVSHRYPKMYVVRPQFFIPMITLLRNAALNSLHYKSELALVKAQNVDITRFEDQLDDFKTAFGRNWRLASEGFEEAVKRIDEAIKDLEKTKDALYKSANNLRLANDKAEDLTVKKLIRGNPTMAAKFAELKNEGTA